The following nucleotide sequence is from Sphingomonas panacisoli.
TCGATCTGGAAATGATTGCGGCGACTGGATCTTGTGCGGGGATCGAGAATTACTCGCGCTTCCTGACCGGACGTATGCCGGGCGAGCCGCCGCCGACCCTGTTCGAATATTTGCCCGAGAATGCGTTGCTGTTCGTCGATGAGAGCCACCAGACGATCGGCCAGATCAACGGCATGGCGCGGGGCGACCATCGGCGGAAGATTACGCTGGCCGAATATGGGTTCCGCCTGCCGTCGTGCATCGACAACCGCCCCTTACGCTTCAACGAATGGGACGCGATGCGCCCGCAGACGACCTATGTCTCGGCAACGCCGGGCGGGTGGGAGATGGAGCAGACCGGCGGCGTCTTCGCCGAACAGGTCATCCGCCCGACCGGGCTGATCGACCCGCCGGTCGAGATCAAGCCGGTCGAGGATCAGGTGCAGGACTGCATCAACGAATGCCGCAAGACGGCGGAGGCCGGCTATCGCACGCTCGTCACCACGCTGACCAAGCGCATGGCGGAAGATTTGACCGAATTCATGCACGAGGCGGGGCTGAAGGTCCGCTACATGCATTCCGATGTCGAGACGTTGGAGAGAATCGAGCTGATCCGTGATCTTAGGCTCGGTGTCTACGACGTACTGGTAGGGATCAACCTGCTGCGCGAAGGCCTCGATATTCCCGAATGCGGACTGGTCACGATCCTCGACGCCGACAAGGAAGGCTTCCTGCGCTCCGAAACCTCGCTGATCCAGACGATCGGCCGCGCCGCGCGCAACGTCGACGGGCGCGTGATCCTCTATGCCGACCGCATGACCGGCAGCATGGAGCGCGCGATCAACGAGACCAATCGCCGCCGCGAGAAGCAGCACGCCTATAACACCGAACACGGCATCACGCCGACCACGATCAAGCGCGACATCGGCGACATCATCAAGGACGTCGCGAGCCGCGACCAGGTGACGGTCGAGATCGATGAAGACCGTCCGCACATGGTCGGCCACAATCTGCGCGCGTACATCGAGGAACTCGAAAAGAAGATGCGCAAGGCCGCGTCGGACCTGGAGTTCGAAGAGGCCGGGCGCCTGCGCGACGAGATCCGCAGCCTGGAGCAGGAAGAACTCGGCCTGCCCTCGAGCGAGCACAAAGCGCCGATCATGGGCCGGTCGAACGAAGGCAAGCCCGGCACGCGCAAGACTCGCTACGGCAAGCAGTCGAAGATGCGGGCAGGCATGCCGGGGAGCAGCCGGCGGGCGCGGTAAGCGCTGCGCACGTCGCTATTCCGCGCTTTCCCGCCGCTTTCGGGTTGAGGCGCGGCGTTCCTGTCGCCATGGTCGCGCGATGCGTAGATTGCTGGCCGTTTCGCTCACAACCCTTGCACTCGCCGGCTGCGTCGGCCCGCCCCAGGCGCCCGAAGCGCCGCCCGCGCCGGTGATCAGACCGACGCCGCGACCGGTGCCGGTACCGCCGCCTGCGCCGCTGGCGAGCGACTGGAACGACTGGCCGTTCACGCAAGGGGATTGGGTGTATCGCCGCGATGCGCGCGGATCGATCGCGCTATTCGGAGCGGGCGGCGGCGACGCGGCGATGACGCTGCGCTGCGACCGCGCGCGCGCCGCGCTGTACCTGTCGGTGCGCGGGCCGGCGACGCCGGTGACGGTGCGCACGACGACGATCAACCGAGTCATTCCGTTGCAGCCGACCGGCGGCGACGCGGGGTATGCGGCGACGATGCTGGGCCCCAACGACCTGTTGCTCGATGCGATGGCGTTCAGCCGCGGGCGGTTCGTGGTCGAGCGCGCTGGCGACGTTCCCCTGGTCGTCCCTCCCTACGCCGAAATCGGCCGCGTGATCGAGGATTGCCGGGGATAGAGTCGCGCGTCTCTTGCGTTGTAGCGCGCGAGGAGACCAGCCATGATCCGCAAGCTCAAATCGGGCGAATACCGCCTCTATTCGCGCAAGGTCGATCCCAAGACGCACAAGCGCCGCAACCTCGGCACGTTCGACACGCGCGCCGGCGCGGAGAAGCACGAACGCGAGGTCCAGTACTTCAAACACCATTGATGCGGGAGAGCCGAGGGTCAATCGGCCAAGGCGAAAGAGAATCGTCGAATTCCGTGTGAATTACAAGACTTGAAATGCTTATCCACGTGATTCACATTGCCCTTGTACCCAGCTTCGGGTGCGTTGTTTCAACAAGCGAAAGGAGGTGATCCGATGTCTCATGGTTCAGCAGTGGGGTCGGTTCAGTTCGTTCGGGGGACGCGCCGCTAAGTCCGCCGGTTCCTGACGGGAGGTATCTTCCTCCAATCAACGCAGGAGC
It contains:
- the uvrB gene encoding excinuclease ABC subunit UvrB translates to MAIQIRTNLAEPETGQAFIPHRPERPAKVEGGKAFKLVSDYEPSGDQPGAIKELTEAALSGERDQVLLGVTGSGKTFTMAKVIETLQRPALILAPNKILAAQLYGEFKSFFPDNAVEYFVSYYDYYQPEAYVPRSDTYIEKESSVNESIDRMRHSATRSLLERDDVIIVASVSCLYGIGSVETYSAMIFDLKKGQTVDQREIVRKLVALQYKRNDQAFARGNFRVKGDNLEIFPSHYEDTAWRISFFGDDIEDIVEFDPLTGKKVASLNYVRVFANSHYVTPGPTLKQAMEAIRHELAERLKEMEAEGKLLEHQRLEQRTNFDLEMIAATGSCAGIENYSRFLTGRMPGEPPPTLFEYLPENALLFVDESHQTIGQINGMARGDHRRKITLAEYGFRLPSCIDNRPLRFNEWDAMRPQTTYVSATPGGWEMEQTGGVFAEQVIRPTGLIDPPVEIKPVEDQVQDCINECRKTAEAGYRTLVTTLTKRMAEDLTEFMHEAGLKVRYMHSDVETLERIELIRDLRLGVYDVLVGINLLREGLDIPECGLVTILDADKEGFLRSETSLIQTIGRAARNVDGRVILYADRMTGSMERAINETNRRREKQHAYNTEHGITPTTIKRDIGDIIKDVASRDQVTVEIDEDRPHMVGHNLRAYIEELEKKMRKAASDLEFEEAGRLRDEIRSLEQEELGLPSSEHKAPIMGRSNEGKPGTRKTRYGKQSKMRAGMPGSSRRAR